From one Rosa rugosa chromosome 4, drRosRugo1.1, whole genome shotgun sequence genomic stretch:
- the LOC133741944 gene encoding uncharacterized protein LOC133741944 yields MVKGKEMPADSPKPVTPLNDLGSGQGSCSRLLEQAGLKAIEIQAAKTAKKKLVLGEDQQKVVEENEVFVDGELNIKLTSIIEEEVRNDLTPKKNAVVEQVQVPVQSTNIVQSGCKLAIDSLDNIVAEGTIIEVDVESSKQTIHGVPLVEENVRVSITKSIVANALLPIPIKDEILFVRDAIGTCIAWPRDWVIPTAADAKQQKHKIVRRKKKDTYDDFFDHDDLDKLPPNLPPPLKTLATWANDNLKDGITIHTTLGEELFGYRKKVAIFRRDVYAMTNMEEVSAGCVVMYMSFLYQVLKKSKMLDMIGFVDPANTGVIGCGNPTERARSLSVSYERGKPGQIFLVPYNSGCHWMLTVANPTEEVVYFMDPLKRRLITGEWRTIVDNSIKIFNAQKHRKGRKTVQWKNCAGIPEQMGDKTCGYWIMHYMRDIVEDKNQEWSAKWERKANHYYTMENVDVVRAEWAKYVMKFRDN; encoded by the exons ATGGTTAAGGGAAAAGAGATGCCAGCTGACTCACCCAAACCTGTGACACCGCTGAATGATTTAGGCTCTGGTCAGGGCAGCTGTTCAAGGCTACTTGAACAGGCTGGTTTGAAAGCTATTGAAATTCAAGCCGCCAAAACTGCCAAGAAGAAGTTAGTTTTAGGGGAGGACCAGCAGAAAGTAGTTGAAGAGAATGAAGTCTTTGTGGATGGGGAGCTGAACATCAAACTAACCTCGATTATTGAGGAGGAGGTTAGGAATGAtttaactccaaaaaaaaatgcAGTTGTGGAGCAAGTGCAAGTGCCG GTTCAGTCCACCAATATTGTCCAGTCAGGGTGTAAACTTGCGATAGATTCATTGGACAACATAGTGGCTGAAGGAACGATCATTGAAGTGGATGTTGAGTCCAGCAAGCAAACCATCCATGGTGTTCCATTGGTTGAGGAAAATGTCCGAGTGTCGATCACCAAATCTATTGTTGCCAATGCTTTGCTACCAATTCCTATTAAGGATGAGATTCTGTTTGTCCGCGATGCAATTGGTACATGCATTGCTTGGCCTAGAGACTGGGTTATACCCACTGCAGCTGATGCAAAG CAACAAAAGCATAAAATTGTGAGGAGGAAAAAGAAGGATACATATGATGATTTTTTTGATCATGATGATTTGGACAAGCTGCCACCCAATTTGCCTCCACCACTTAAGACGTTGGCCACATGGGCTAATGATAACTTAAAGGATGGGATCACCATCCACACAACCTTAGGCGAGGAATTATTTGGATATCGAAAGAAGGTCGCCATCTTCAGAAGGGATGTGTATGCCATGACCAACATGGAGGAGGTTTCTGCCGGCTGCGTTGTGATGTATATGAG CTTCCTTTATCAAGTGTTGAAGAAATCGAAGATGCTTGACATGATTGGCTTCGTAGATCCTGCTAATACTGGTGTCATTGGCTGTGGAAATCCGACTGAACGGGCTCGTTCGTTGTCAGTTTCTTATGAAAGAGGGAAGCCTGGTCAGATTTTTTTGGTCCCCTATAATTCAGG CTGTCATTGGATGTTGACGGTGGCGAACCCCACTGAAGAAGTTGTGTATTTTATGGATCCGCTAAAGAGGCGACTCATCACCGGTGAATGGAGAACTATTGTGGACAA ctcCATCAAAATATTCAATGCCCAAAAACATAGGAAAGGCCGAAAGACTGTTCAATGGAAAAACTGTGCA GGCATTCCGGAGCAGATGGGTGATAAGACTTGTGGATATTGGATTATGCATTACATGAGGGATATAGTAGAGGACAAAAACCAAGAGTGGAGTGCTAAG TGGGAAAGAAAAGCAAATCACTATTACACAATGGAGAATGTTGATGTTGTCCGGGCAGAGTGGGCAAAGTATGTTATGAAGTTCAGAGATAACTAG